From the Erythrolamprus reginae isolate rEryReg1 chromosome Z, rEryReg1.hap1, whole genome shotgun sequence genome, one window contains:
- the LOC139154107 gene encoding vomeronasal type-2 receptor 26-like — MLWLPEQLQQKQLVQPRPDYRVQRPHDPYHTYYQSGDVIVGGIVTLAAFLHAILEFTKVPSPPLLEELILVPKYYQHIVALAFAVQEINKNSEILSNVTLGFNIYDSYFNAQKTSHATMLLIYNIKSFFPNYICGIQNHLTSIIGGLDAKISINVANLLDIYKIPQLIYGSSPIMNYKTPGLSFFQMSPLERHQYEGILCLLLHFMWTWIGIVVTDNDNGERVIEKIVPLLSQNNICLSFIERISEITTPNEIYDLFNEGAKTHDKIMDSNVNVLILYGESDTMVRLRWMAYLSRKNITDTVKGKVWIFTAQMELNSHVYQRNWDSDIMNGALSFTIHTNDPPGFQSFTENRNPSMTKDGFIKDYWQQSFICAFKTSSVDEVGGDICTGDEKQEDLPVTFFEKRMTGHSYSIYNSVYAAAHALHALISSRSVQRSVANNGRLKLQNQDSWQLHSFLKGLSFNNSAGDLVSIDYNGDLLAGYDILNWIVSSNDSFIRVKVGRVNPAVFSDQIFTINEDVITWHSWFNQCQPVSICTGTCRPGTSKKIKEGQPFCCYDCIPCPDGKISEKEDTNDCYLCPEGSYPNKNQDSCISKTLTFLSHEEPLGISLVFFVLLFSFLSVMVLGIFLKNHNTPIVIANSRNLTYILLISLLLCFLSALLFIGHPEKVVCLLQQMTFGVVFTVAVSSVLAKTITVVLAFQATKPGSKMRMFMGKRLSISIVISCSLIQIGICMTWLTTSPPFPDTDMDSIVEEIILQCNQGSVIMFYSVLSYLGFLAVISFIVAFMARKLPDTFNEAKFITFSMLVFCSVWISFVPTYLSAKGRYIVAVEIFSILASSAGLLGCIFLPKCYIIVLRPDLNNRESLMKRKQF; from the exons ATGCTGTGGTTGCCTGAGCAGCTGCAGCAGAAGCAGCTGGTGCAGCCCAGACCTGATTACAG AGTTCAAAGGCCTCATGATCCATATCATACATACTATCAGTCAGGAGATGTCATTGTGGGTGGCATTGTCACCTTAGCTGCTTTCCTGCATGCTATTCTAGAGTTCACCAAAGTCCCATCACCACCATTGCTTGAAGAGCTTAT ATTAGTTCCTAAATATTACCAACATATTGTGGCCCTGGCATTTGCAGTCCAGGAGATCAATAAAAACTCAGAGATCTTATCCAATGTCACTCTTGGCTTCAACATCTATGACAGTTACTTCAATGCACAGAAAACAAGCCATGCCACAATGTTATTGATTTACAACATAAAGAGCTTTTTTCCCAATTACATATGTGGTATTCAGAATCATCTGACTTCAATCATTGGGGGACTAGATGCCAAAATTTCCATTAACGTTGCAAATCTCTTGGATATCTATAAGATCCCACAG CTCATCTATGGTTCTAGTCCTATCATGAATTATAAAACACCAGGCCTTTCCTTCTTCCAGATGAGCCCACTGGAAAGACATCAATATGAAGGGATTCTGTGTCTGCTTCTTCATTTCATGTGGACATGGATTGGCATAGTTGTAACAGACAATGATAACGGAGAAAGGGTTATAGAAAAGATTGTTCCATTATTGTCCCAAAACAACATCTGTTTGTCATTTATAGAGAGAATTAGTGAAATAACAACTCCTAATGAAATTTATGATTTGTTCAATGAGGGTGCAAAAACACATGATAAAATTATGGATAGCAATGTTAATGTTCTGATACTTTATGGAGAATCTGATACTATGGTGAGGCTGAGATGGATGGCATATTTATCAAGAAAAAACATAACAGATACTGTCAAAGGGAAAGTGTGGATATTTACTGCTCAAATGGAGCTCAACTCACATGTATATCAAAGAAATTGGGATAGTGACATAATGAATGGTGCTCTGTCCTTCACAATTCATACCAATGATCCACCAGGATTCCAGTCATTTACTGAAAATAGAAATCCTTCCATGACAAAAGATGGATTTATCAAGGATTATTGGCAGCAATCCTTTATTTGTGCATTTAAAACTTCAAGTGTAGATGAGGTAGGTGGTGATATTTGCACTGGAGATGAAAAACAGGAAGATCTTCCTGtaactttttttgaaaaaagaatgaCAGGTCACAGCTACAGCATTTATAATTCTGTCTATGCAGCAGCCCATGCGTTGCATGCCCTGATTTCATCCAGATCTGTCCAAAGGTCTGTGGCAAATAATGGAAGATTGAAACTTCAAAATCAAGATTCATGGCAG ctGCACTCCTTTTTAAAAGGcctctcatttaacaacagtgctGGGGATCTGGTTTCTATTGACTATAATGGAGACTTACTAGCTGGATACGATATACTGAACTGGATTGTTTCTTCTAATGACTCCTTCATTAGAGTTAAAGTTGGGAGGGTAAACCCTGCAGTTTTTTCAGACCAAATATTCACCATAAATGAAGATGTCATAACATGGCACAGCTGGTTTAACCAG TGCCAGCCTGTTTCTATATGCACTGGGACTTGTCGTCCCGGTACCAGCAAGAAAATCAAGGAAGGGCAGCCCTTTTGTTGCTATGACTGCATTCCATGCCCTGATGGGAAGATTTCAGAGAAGGAGG atacaaATGATTGTTACTTGTGTCCAGAAGGAAGCTATCCAAATAAGAATCAGGATTCCTGTATTTCTAAAACATTGACGTTTTTGTCTCATGAGGAACCTCTAGGAATCAGTTTAGTCTTCtttgttcttttgttttctttcctctcAGTGATGGTGCTTGGAATATTTCTGAAGAACCATAACACTCCCATTGTCATAGCCAATAGCCGAAATCTTACCTACATTCTTCTCAtctccctcctgctctgcttcctTTCTGCACTCCTATTCATTGGTCATCCTGAGAAGGTGGTATGCCTCCTGCAACAAATGACTTTTGGGGTTGTCTTTACAGTGGCTGTTTCTTCAGTGTTGGCAAAAACCATCACAGTAGTTCTAGCTTTCCAGGCTACTAAGCCAGGATCCAAGATGAGAATGTTTATGGGAAAGAGACTGTCCATCTCTATTGTCATTTCTTGTTCTCTTATTCAAATAGGTATTTGTATGACATGGCTAACAACTTCTCCCCCATTCCCAGACACAGATATGGATTCAATAGTTGAAGAAATTATTCTTCAATGCAATCAAGGCTCTGTGATTATGTTCTACAGTGTCCTAAGCTATTTGGGCTTCTTGGCTGTTATTAGTTTCATAGTTGCCTTCATGGCTAGGAAGTTACCTGAtactttcaatgaagccaagttcatcacgttcagcatgttggtcttctgcagtgtttggATATCCTTTGTTCCAACCTATTTGAGCGCTAAGGGGAGGTACATAGTGGCAGTGGAGATATTTTCCATCTTGGCCTCTAGTGCTGGTTTGCTCGGCTGCATTTTTCTTCCTAAATGTTATATAATTGTTTTAAGGCCTGACTTGAACAACAGGGAAAGCTTAATGAAGAGAAAACAATTCTGA